The Raphanus sativus cultivar WK10039 chromosome 2, ASM80110v3, whole genome shotgun sequence DNA segment TTGTAATTTGCTGGTATTGTATATATGGAGGTCCAGGATGTCATGTAAGCTTCTCTTATGGCTCAAGAGTTCCTCTTTATTTGATTCTGTTTCTTATACAGTCTTTCATCAGTTGCAAAGAAACGTCCTGCATTTTGTGGACGAATCCTGCCTGTTCTACTGAGCTTGGATGCCCCAAGCTTTCTCAAAGGAGTGCATGCAGCAGCAGCAAATCTTGCCCTCAAGACTGTATTTCTCTCCTGCTTGGAATGTACACATCCGGCTGCTGCACCGGTATTGTTTTCCTTAAGTCACCTTTAAGGATTTATATACATTGTCACTGCAACTAAACGAACATTGTCCAATGCTTTGTATTTGATCTTGCCAAAGGTTTTCTGTAGATTTTTAGCTAATGTGCTCGGATGTTTGGATCATGTGTGTTTTGCTGACCTGGCTTACTTACTATCCTATGATTACTAATTAGTTAATTGTGGTTTAAccattcttgtatatgttgagaGTATGTTCTCCATGGAGttgttttcaattatttttgatCCCTATGCTCGATTTTGTTCCAGTGGAAGGACCGGTTGATCGGGGCTCTGAAAGAGATAGAAGGTGGCAGTCGGGCTGAGAAAGCTGAAGATCTGTTTTACACAACTAACGGAAGCATTCAAGACAAAGACAGTGTAGAGGATACGAAGGTAGTTTGTTCCTCTTTCCATCTATAACTGAATCTAGATGTTTATGGTTGTGTGCATGCGTCTTCATTTTCGGTTATGTATTTTAGATACGGACactaaaatccaaaaattatttgtttcagGTATCAGTGGAAGATAATTCTCTCTATGCAAGTTCTGTTGCTGCGGAAAGTAACTTTGGTAGGAAAAGATCTGGATCAGAATACAGTATTGATCTGAATGGAGATGCTTTGACTGGAAAACGATCAAGAATAACACCTTCTGTGTCAGGAGAATCTACTGAAGGATTAAATGGTAACAGTGTTGGCTCTCTACCTCTGGTTACTTCTACTTCAACTGGACCAAGTAATAGCAGAGTGAGTGATACTGGACCTGTTCAGCAACTGGTTGCTATGTTTGGAGCATTGGTTGCCCAGGGTGAAAAAGCAATTGGATCTCTAGAGATCCTTATTTCAAGTATTTCTGCGGATTTGCTGGCAGATGTTGTGATGGCTAATATGCATAATATTCTACTAaatggttcctcttatgctgatGGCACCGATGAGCTGGTGATGAACATGTCTATAGTTGGCAGTGATGCACAAAATAAATATCCACCATCATTTGTGGCTGGTGTTCTTTCACTGTCAACTGCATTCCCACCAGTTGCTGCCCTGATAAATCCTCACACAGCGAAAACGGAAAATGTATGGGTGTTCTTTACTCGATTGAAATTATTTAtgtgttattattttattgcgTCATTTCTTCCTTATTTTACTTCCTAGTTTTTAAGATTGTATTGTACATTTAAATCTCACCAATGGCAGGAAGGTGAAGAACTCTGTGTGAATCATGTGGACCAGCAGATATTTCCGGCTGTAGATGCAGTTCTTGCAAGTGGCCTATCAGCCTCTTCAGTAAATGAAGAGGGCAGTATTGAGCTTCCGCCAAATGTGGATTACAGAGGGAATATAGAAAGTGGTATACCTGGACTAGATTCTTCTGCTCAACGTTATGTGTTATCAGAAGCCCCTGTTACTTCTGTATTGGGTTCTACAAATGTGGAGGCCGCCAGCAAGAACCAAGATGTGACTGTCAGTGGAGAACTTCTAGTCGCTGTGATTCCATCAGCGTCAGTGGATAAGTCGGAGGAGTTTAGTCCAAAGGCGACTGGCATAGGTTCTAACATCTTGGTTTCCTCAACGGCAACTTCACTTGCTTCTGCGCCTCAGTTTGTCTTGCCTAAGATATCAGCACCTGTTGTCAACCTTTCTGATGAAGAGAAAGACAGTTTGCAGAAGCTGGTGTTTTTGCGCATTGTTGAAGCATATAAACAAGTATCAATGTCTGGTGGCTCACAACTTCGCTTTTCTCTTCTTGCTCACTTGGGAGTTGAGGTCATTATTTAAACTATCTTTTCACATGTCTTTTTGACTCCTGTAAGCGTTCTGAGAAGATGTCTCTTCTAGCTCTCTCTTAGTTCATCTTATGATTTATTACTCTGcagaaaattttcttttgtgtgATTTTATATAGACTTATCGGCCTCTGCATGATTCTTGCCTCAACTCTAATGTTCTTACAGAAAGTGATTCTTTTGTTGTTTGATTTCTATGATGCTTTCCTGTTTTAGACGTGTTAAATACGTCGTAGTTGCTACCAATATGAGATAATCATTTAAAGTTTGATGGCATTCTGTCTCATAGTAATTGATTGTCACATTTGCTATTTTTGCAGTTTCCTTCAGAGTTGGACCCTTGGAAAATGTTACAGGAACACATTCTCTCTGATTATTTGAGTCATGAGGTGAGAGTTTGTTTTCCTGTCTGTAAAGATGAACAATTTTATCGGTGAATCctttatatttttgtacatGCTTTTGTTATTTTGGTGGCATCGAAAGCCCCAATTTTGGTGGTTTTCGATTTGACTCTCGGATTGTATCCTGGGAGAGTTTCTAATATTATGGGCTCTCATCCTGGCTCGACTCTGCTATATCTTAGTCTTTAAAATGTTGAATGACATCCCCACTTGATTCAAAAGCCTTTTTATCTGATCATTGTCACTTATGTTTTCAGGGACATGAGTTGACTGTGCGGGTACTCTACAGGCTATACGGGGAGGCAGAAGCAGAACAAGATTTCTTCTCGTCAACTACTGCTGCGTCTGCATATGAAAGTTTCTTGGTGGCTGTGGtaagtattcttttttttttacaatctTAATTGACTTTTTTACTTAGGAATTTCTCAGAAACATTTCTTTACCTTCTAGGCTGAAGCACTTAGAGATTCTTTTCCACCGTCTGATAAATCATTAAGTAAATTGCTCGGAGATTCTCCATTTCTGCCGAAATCAGTTCTGAAGTTGTTGGAATCGTTTTGCTGTCCTGAAAGTGGTGACAAGGTTGAAAAGGACTTACCTAGCGGAGACCGTGTTACTCAAGGTCTCAGTGCTGTTTGGAGTCTGATTTTAACGAGACCTGGAATCCGGAATGAGTGCCTGAAGATCGCTTTGCAGGTCTCTTCTATCTCACCTCTTTGCTGATTCCTTTTCTCTTTGGCGCAGCCAACATTTTCATCATTCAGGTTTCAGTGGATTTTGTTATACATGCATTGTGTTTGTGGGTTTTCCTATATGTATTTGCGATCTTGTGTTCGCCAAGTGtgttattcttcttctttatggCTCTCGTTAAATTTTATTCCCGTTTCCTCTATTTTGTTGAATGAAAGAGTGCTGTTCATCACTTGGAAGAGATTCGCATGAAAGCAATCCGCCTGGTATGTGTAACCAAAACCCTGAGATGTAGTGTATTCCTCTGTTGATGTGTTACCACTTTAATAATTGTGGGTTTCATACTATACAGGTGGCAAACAAGCTCTATTCTTTATCATTCATTACACAACAGATTGAGGACTTTGCAAAGGACAAGCTATTTTCCGTAGTGAGTTGCATTTCTTCAGAGAAAGGAGGTGCTGAAACATTGAGCAATGATTGTGTAAAGGTACTTGTTCATACATGAAagctaattattttttttgggaGTTATGTATGCTGCGCTCATAAGAAATATCTGACTCGGAACAGCCGGTGATCGGTGCGGGAATGGAACCGTCCTCAGAAGCAACATCAGCAACTTCAGTAACCGAAGCCCAACGCTGCTTGTCACTCTATTTTGCACTATGTACCAAGGTCTTGTGATTTTTGTACCTTTCTTCTACTGAATGACAATTCTAGCCTTTAAGCCTGCAGCTAGATTTTGCTAAAAGTTTTGATTCCTAtgcatactattttattttcagaaGCACGCCCTTTTTGTCCATGTGTTCAGCATTTACAAAGATGCATCAGATCCTGTTAAGCAGGTAAGACTGGAGCATGCTTTTCTCAAATTAGTATTGTCTGTTACTTATCCACACTGATTATATACGTAGGCTATCCATCGTCAAATCCCAATACTAGTTCGTACTATGGGCTCATCATCTGAGCTTCTTAAAATTATAGCAGACCCGCCGAGTGGAAGTGAGAACCTTCTAATGCAggttttcatctttttcttcttaacTCTGtcgtttatgatttaaataggTGAAAAAGGCTTTCAATAATTGTTAGTAGTTATAATATTCCCTTAATTGTTTCTTCTTGATGACAGGTCCTTCAAACCCTTACTGAGGGGGCTAAGCCTTCTTCAGAGTTGATACACACTATAAGAAAGTTGTTTGATACAAGAATAAAGGTGAAGACGATGGAATGTTCCATTGAAAACTCCTTACTAAGTGTTCCTTAAATTTTTGTAATCCTtgtgttttgaatttttgatgGGAACTGCAGGATGTAGAAATTATTTTCCCAATATTGCCGTTCCTGCCGAGAGACGATGTAAATCTGCTTTCCTAccttttaccccctttctatTTGACGCTTATAGTTTTCTTATTCTCCTAAAGTTGTAACttgtctttctctttctctttctctctctctctctctctctctatctctcagGTTCTACGTGTTTTCCCCCATATGGTCAATCTTCCTATGGAGAAATTCCAAGTCGCACTCTCTCGTGTCCTGCAGGTATCAAATGTAGATTTTCATTGCGTACTTCTTGCTTCTGAGGTAAGGTTGATCTTCTCACTCACTCTGGAATTTGGTTCTCAGGGATCATCTCAGTCTGGTCCAGTGCttactccatcggaagttttaATTGCTATCCATAGCATTGACCCAGCGAGAGATGGAATACCGCTTAAACAGGTATCTCTCGacaattttctttataaaattgcAGCAAATAGATGAACAATTAGGAGATCTCCGCCAATTGTTTACCTATAATTCATCAATCCGGAGGTTGCTTTTTCAATCAAGTACACTATCTCAACGTGTTCTTATCAGGTAACAGATGCATGCAATACCTGTTTCGCACAGAGGCAGACATTCACTCAACAGGTTTTAGCAGGCGTTCTGAATCAACTGGTACAGTAACAGTCTCCATCTAACTGACCCAGTTTGTTTTTCAGAGATATTTATACTTTTTGCTCAATGGCGAGTTTTTGGCTGCAGGTCCAGCAAATTCCACTGCCGATGTTATTCATGCGGACAGTTCTACAAGCTATCGGTGCTTTTCCAGCTCTGGTAACAAACTCATTACATATCTCTCTTTTTGAAAGCACAATTTTGATTTTCACTTAAATAATAATCTCTTCAACTTAATGTTCTACCAGTCCGACTTCATCCTGGAGATCCTTTCTCGTCTCGTTAGCAAACAGGTCGGTAATGTTCTTGGAACGttatgctctctctctctctctgtttctccatTCTTGATTCATTCTTATGATTTGATATGGTACATTGCTGCTTCAGATATGGAAATATCCGAAACTGTGGGTAGGATTCTTGAAATGTGCACAGTCAACACAGCCTCAATCATACAAGGTCTTACTACAGGTACGATCTGCTTTGTATGCGATTATCAGAATCTCAGCTGTAATGTAAAAATACTCTCGTTATGcctcttttttttaaattgtcagttgcaagaaagaagagaaagggTTTTTGATCAttgaaatgtatttttttgtgcaGCTTCCTCCAACTCAGCTGGGAAATGCATTGACTAAAGTTTCTGCCTTAAGAGCTCCTCTGGCCGCGCATGCCAGCCAGCCAGATATTCAGTCTTCACTTCCAAGGTGGCCTTtcccttttcttctttttaattaaaacaaaagctCTTCAGATATGTGGAAATCCATTTGCTGATCATAGGAGATATGAATCTTCTTCTTATCTTTTTTTGGGTAGATCTACATTGGCTGTTCTTGGACTTGTCCCTGATTCTCAGGGAACACAGACGAGTCAAGTACAAGCGAGTGAAACACAAGAGAGTCAAGTACAAGAGAGTCAAGTGCAAGCGAGTGAGACACAAGAGAGTCAGGTGCAAGCGAGTGAAACACAAGAGAGTCAGATGCAAGCGAGTGAAACACAAGAGAGTCAGATGCAAGCGAGTGAAACACAAGAGAGTCAGATGCAAGCGAGTGAGACACAAGAGAGTCCGGGAGAGCAGCAAGCAAGCGAGTCGCAAGAGCAAACGAGCCAGTCTCAGCAAGTCTCTGTACCATTGAGTCACTCTGAAACAGATATTAATCAGGAAATCAGTCAGGTGGTTGCCAGTCATTCTCAAAGCAGTCCTATTGGTACGGGCCGGTCAGATACGAGTCAGTCTCAGAGCAGTCCCGTTGGTGCGGGGCAGTCTGAAATGAGTCAGACCACCCATGTGTCGGACTCGGATCCTCCTCCAGCACCAACGAGCCACACCCATACATCATCAGATTCTCAAGTGTCGGACCAGAGAGAGCCCGATGATGAGAAGATGGAGGACACGGCAACCTCAGAAAATGAGAGGTCCGAAGCTGAGAAGTCAAAGGAGTCttctgcagaagaagaagaccgAGTGTAACCTTCTCCGACATGTATTGGTagcatttttttaaaaggattttattttattttaaatgaattttgtaGAATTAAACTAAAGATGTCACTGTATCATTAGCGATTGTAATGTTTTCTTGATTCAAAGactaataaaaagaagaaaataaatagacaCGGATGAGATTGCTTCAGCTTTTGTAAATGAATGTTGTCATGTTGTTCTTGGCTCAAACGAAATGTTTAAACGGTTTGTACCAACACTATGTtagaaaaaataagataaaaagaaGTTGCAAAAAGTGTTGTTTAGAACTCTTAACTCTAtctgacatttttttttgttcaattccAATACTCTAGCtgactaataaataataattaataaaactagagtctttctccgcgctacgcgcggataattggtttggatataataatatataattttacggTAATTCTTTCATagataatttttaagttttgtttcaAGAAAAAGCTTTCAAAAAAGTGATCAAAatagatttcattaaaaaggacaAAAACTCTtataatctaaatatataaataaaaataaataaaaacataattctttttctagttttgaattatatttttctaaatttgaactttttatataaaaaatttgcataaaagttcaatttttttatttatcaaattttattaaaaattttaaaatacttttgaaactatttttaaaaattttatttgaaagttagaaacattttggtcattttatatTTGGAACTTTGGAAGCTATATTTgacaaaataacatttttaaggctatcatagatttttttttacttagaaTGATGTTTTattcctttaaaaaaatttattacaaTTGCATTATTCACATAAATCTTTTCAAATCACTCGTAACCTCTCAAATTCAAAAATTGGTTTCAATTGATATTTGCGCTTCTGGAagaataaaaaatctatttaaaaaattataaatataaatataaaaacattcaattattttaaactgaaataataggaatactaatatatattatatttataaatatacttttatttttttaaaaattatattttatatatattataattttgttataaaattatatttaaaacattatttcAAACCATTGATGTAAAATGTAGATGATTCAATGAGTGGGAAACTCAATCATTGCTGGCATAAAATTCCACTGGAGAATAAAACTAAGCAACAGAGACTTTATAACTTTTCCTCTTCGAAATTGCAACTGATAAATagcaaacaaacaataaaaaaacatcactcagc contains these protein-coding regions:
- the LOC108842511 gene encoding uncharacterized protein LOC108842511 isoform X4, with amino-acid sequence MVGTIMASSYKLQGLARSAKSATDLPPKLHRLRNLRLNLKGDPSASFPTELLPLLFDLLSDQFGAVRKFVAEILGEIGLNYVELLPEIVPLLIKSLQDDDTPAVVRQVIASGSALFRSTLQKFALQGLHSSELDEFLQSSWTWMLKFKDEVCSLAFRQVNSGVKLCAMKFVEALILLYTPDPSVSLESPSHQVTCPAGIQADFNISILRGGHPVLNIGDLSIEASQKLALLLDQLRHPAAKSLNSSTIIFLINSLSSVAKKRPAFCGRILPVLLSLDAPSFLKGVHAAAANLALKTVFLSCLECTHPAAAPWKDRLIGALKEIEGGSRAEKAEDLFYTTNGSIQDKDSVEDTKVSVEDNSLYASSVAAESNFGRKRSGSEYSIDLNGDALTGKRSRITPSVSGESTEGLNGNSVGSLPLVTSTSTGPSNSRVSDTGPVQQLVAMFGALVAQGEKAIGSLEILISSISADLLADVVMANMHNILLNGSSYADGTDELVMNMSIVGSDAQNKYPPSFVAGVLSLSTAFPPVAALINPHTAKTENEGEELCVNHVDQQIFPAVDAVLASGLSASSVNEEGSIELPPNVDYRGNIESGIPGLDSSAQRYVLSEAPVTSVLGSTNVEAASKNQDVTVSGELLVAVIPSASVDKSEEFSPKATGIGSNILVSSTATSLASAPQFVLPKISAPVVNLSDEEKDSLQKLVFLRIVEAYKQVSMSGGSQLRFSLLAHLGVEFPSELDPWKMLQEHILSDYLSHEGHELTVRVLYRLYGEAEAEQDFFSSTTAASAYESFLVAVAEALRDSFPPSDKSLSKLLGDSPFLPKSVLKLLESFCCPESGDKVEKDLPSGDRVTQGLSAVWSLILTRPGIRNECLKIALQSAVHHLEEIRMKAIRLVANKLYSLSFITQQIEDFAKDKLFSVVSCISSEKGGAETLSNDCVKPVIGAGMEPSSEATSATSVTEAQRCLSLYFALCTKKHALFVHVFSIYKDASDPVKQAIHRQIPILVRTMGSSSELLKIIADPPSGSENLLMQVLQTLTEGAKPSSELIHTIRKLFDTRIKDVEIIFPILPFLPRDDVLRVFPHMVNLPMEKFQVALSRVLQGSSQSGPVLTPSEVLIAIHSIDPARDGIPLKQVTDACNTCFAQRQTFTQQVLAGVLNQLVQQIPLPMLFMRTVLQAIGAFPALSDFILEILSRLVSKQIWKYPKLWVGFLKCAQSTQPQSYKVLLQLPPTQLGNALTKVSALRAPLAAHASQPDIQSSLPRSTLAVLGLVPDSQGTQTSQVQASETQESQVQASETQESQMQASETQESQMQASETQESQMQASETQESPGEQQASESQEQTSQSQQVSVPLSHSETDINQEISQVVASHSQSSPIGTGRSDTSQSQSSPVGAGQSEMSQTTHVSDSDPPPAPTSHTHTSSDSQVSDQREPDDEKMEDTATSENERSEAEKSKESSAEEEDRV
- the LOC108842511 gene encoding uncharacterized protein LOC108842511 isoform X2 → MVGTIMASSYKLQGLARSAKSATDLPPKLHRLRNLRLNLKGDPSASFPTELLPLLFDLLSDQFGAVRKFVAEILGEIGLNYVELLPEIVPLLIKSLQDDDTPAVVRQVIASGSALFRSTLQKFALQGLHSSELDEFLQSSWTWMLKFKDEVCSLAFRQVNSGVKLCAMKFVEALILLYTPDPSVSLESPSHQGIQADFNISILRGGHPVLNIGDLSIEASQKLALLLDQLRHPAAKSLNSSTIIFLINSLSSVAKKRPAFCGRILPVLLSLDAPSFLKGVHAAAANLALKTVFLSCLECTHPAAAPWKDRLIGALKEIEGGSRAEKAEDLFYTTNGSIQDKDSVEDTKVSVEDNSLYASSVAAESNFGRKRSGSEYSIDLNGDALTGKRSRITPSVSGESTEGLNGNSVGSLPLVTSTSTGPSNSRVSDTGPVQQLVAMFGALVAQGEKAIGSLEILISSISADLLADVVMANMHNILLNGSSYADGTDELVMNMSIVGSDAQNKYPPSFVAGVLSLSTAFPPVAALINPHTAKTENEGEELCVNHVDQQIFPAVDAVLASGLSASSVNEEGSIELPPNVDYRGNIESGIPGLDSSAQRYVLSEAPVTSVLGSTNVEAASKNQDVTVSGELLVAVIPSASVDKSEEFSPKATGIGSNILVSSTATSLASAPQFVLPKISAPVVNLSDEEKDSLQKLVFLRIVEAYKQVSMSGGSQLRFSLLAHLGVEFPSELDPWKMLQEHILSDYLSHEGHELTVRVLYRLYGEAEAEQDFFSSTTAASAYESFLVAVAEALRDSFPPSDKSLSKLLGDSPFLPKSVLKLLESFCCPESGDKVEKDLPSGDRVTQGLSAVWSLILTRPGIRNECLKIALQSAVHHLEEIRMKAIRLVANKLYSLSFITQQIEDFAKDKLFSVVSCISSEKGGAETLSNDCVKPVIGAGMEPSSEATSATSVTEAQRCLSLYFALCTKKHALFVHVFSIYKDASDPVKQAIHRQIPILVRTMGSSSELLKIIADPPSGSENLLMQVLQTLTEGAKPSSELIHTIRKLFDTRIKDVEIIFPILPFLPRDDVLRVFPHMVNLPMEKFQVALSRVLQGSSQSGPVLTPSEVLIAIHSIDPARDGIPLKQVTDACNTCFAQRQTFTQQVLAGVLNQLVQQIPLPMLFMRTVLQAIGAFPALSDFILEILSRLVSKQIWKYPKLWVGFLKCAQSTQPQSYKVLLQLPPTQLGNALTKVSALRAPLAAHASQPDIQSSLPRSTLAVLGLVPDSQGTQTSQVQASETQESQVQESQVQASETQESQVQASETQESQMQASETQESQMQASETQESQMQASETQESPGEQQASESQEQTSQSQQVSVPLSHSETDINQEISQVVASHSQSSPIGTGRSDTSQSQSSPVGAGQSEMSQTTHVSDSDPPPAPTSHTHTSSDSQVSDQREPDDEKMEDTATSENERSEAEKSKESSAEEEDRV
- the LOC108842511 gene encoding uncharacterized protein LOC108842511 isoform X1, translated to MVGTIMASSYKLQGLARSAKSATDLPPKLHRLRNLRLNLKGDPSASFPTELLPLLFDLLSDQFGAVRKFVAEILGEIGLNYVELLPEIVPLLIKSLQDDDTPAVVRQVIASGSALFRSTLQKFALQGLHSSELDEFLQSSWTWMLKFKDEVCSLAFRQVNSGVKLCAMKFVEALILLYTPDPSVSLESPSHQVTCPAGIQADFNISILRGGHPVLNIGDLSIEASQKLALLLDQLRHPAAKSLNSSTIIFLINSLSSVAKKRPAFCGRILPVLLSLDAPSFLKGVHAAAANLALKTVFLSCLECTHPAAAPWKDRLIGALKEIEGGSRAEKAEDLFYTTNGSIQDKDSVEDTKVSVEDNSLYASSVAAESNFGRKRSGSEYSIDLNGDALTGKRSRITPSVSGESTEGLNGNSVGSLPLVTSTSTGPSNSRVSDTGPVQQLVAMFGALVAQGEKAIGSLEILISSISADLLADVVMANMHNILLNGSSYADGTDELVMNMSIVGSDAQNKYPPSFVAGVLSLSTAFPPVAALINPHTAKTENEGEELCVNHVDQQIFPAVDAVLASGLSASSVNEEGSIELPPNVDYRGNIESGIPGLDSSAQRYVLSEAPVTSVLGSTNVEAASKNQDVTVSGELLVAVIPSASVDKSEEFSPKATGIGSNILVSSTATSLASAPQFVLPKISAPVVNLSDEEKDSLQKLVFLRIVEAYKQVSMSGGSQLRFSLLAHLGVEFPSELDPWKMLQEHILSDYLSHEGHELTVRVLYRLYGEAEAEQDFFSSTTAASAYESFLVAVAEALRDSFPPSDKSLSKLLGDSPFLPKSVLKLLESFCCPESGDKVEKDLPSGDRVTQGLSAVWSLILTRPGIRNECLKIALQSAVHHLEEIRMKAIRLVANKLYSLSFITQQIEDFAKDKLFSVVSCISSEKGGAETLSNDCVKPVIGAGMEPSSEATSATSVTEAQRCLSLYFALCTKKHALFVHVFSIYKDASDPVKQAIHRQIPILVRTMGSSSELLKIIADPPSGSENLLMQVLQTLTEGAKPSSELIHTIRKLFDTRIKDVEIIFPILPFLPRDDVLRVFPHMVNLPMEKFQVALSRVLQGSSQSGPVLTPSEVLIAIHSIDPARDGIPLKQVTDACNTCFAQRQTFTQQVLAGVLNQLVQQIPLPMLFMRTVLQAIGAFPALSDFILEILSRLVSKQIWKYPKLWVGFLKCAQSTQPQSYKVLLQLPPTQLGNALTKVSALRAPLAAHASQPDIQSSLPRSTLAVLGLVPDSQGTQTSQVQASETQESQVQESQVQASETQESQVQASETQESQMQASETQESQMQASETQESQMQASETQESPGEQQASESQEQTSQSQQVSVPLSHSETDINQEISQVVASHSQSSPIGTGRSDTSQSQSSPVGAGQSEMSQTTHVSDSDPPPAPTSHTHTSSDSQVSDQREPDDEKMEDTATSENERSEAEKSKESSAEEEDRV
- the LOC108842511 gene encoding uncharacterized protein LOC108842511 isoform X3 yields the protein MVGTIMASSYKLQGLARSAKSATDLPPKLHRLRNLRLNLKGDPSASFPTELLPLLFDLLSDQFGAVRKFVAEILGEIGLNYVELLPEIVPLLIKSLQDDDTPAVVRQVIASGSALFRSTLQKFALQGLHSSELDEFLQSSWTWMLKFKDEVCSLAFRQVNSGVKLCAMKFVEALILLYTPDPSVSLESPSHQVTCPAGIQADFNISILRGGHPVLNIGDLSIEASQKLALLLDQLRHPAAKSLNSSTIIFLINSLSSVAKKRPAFCGRILPVLLSLDAPSFLKGVHAAAANLALKTVFLSCLECTHPAAAPWKDRLIGALKEIEGGSRAEKAEDLFYTTNGSIQDKDSVEDTKVSVEDNSLYASSVAAESNFGRKRSGSEYSIDLNGDALTGKRSRITPSVSGESTEGLNGNSVGSLPLVTSTSTGPSNSRVSDTGPVQQLVAMFGALVAQGEKAIGSLEILISSISADLLADVVMANMHNILLNGSSYADGTDELVMNMSIVGSDAQNKYPPSFVAGVLSLSTAFPPVAALINPHTAKTENIFPAVDAVLASGLSASSVNEEGSIELPPNVDYRGNIESGIPGLDSSAQRYVLSEAPVTSVLGSTNVEAASKNQDVTVSGELLVAVIPSASVDKSEEFSPKATGIGSNILVSSTATSLASAPQFVLPKISAPVVNLSDEEKDSLQKLVFLRIVEAYKQVSMSGGSQLRFSLLAHLGVEFPSELDPWKMLQEHILSDYLSHEGHELTVRVLYRLYGEAEAEQDFFSSTTAASAYESFLVAVAEALRDSFPPSDKSLSKLLGDSPFLPKSVLKLLESFCCPESGDKVEKDLPSGDRVTQGLSAVWSLILTRPGIRNECLKIALQSAVHHLEEIRMKAIRLVANKLYSLSFITQQIEDFAKDKLFSVVSCISSEKGGAETLSNDCVKPVIGAGMEPSSEATSATSVTEAQRCLSLYFALCTKKHALFVHVFSIYKDASDPVKQAIHRQIPILVRTMGSSSELLKIIADPPSGSENLLMQVLQTLTEGAKPSSELIHTIRKLFDTRIKDVEIIFPILPFLPRDDVLRVFPHMVNLPMEKFQVALSRVLQGSSQSGPVLTPSEVLIAIHSIDPARDGIPLKQVTDACNTCFAQRQTFTQQVLAGVLNQLVQQIPLPMLFMRTVLQAIGAFPALSDFILEILSRLVSKQIWKYPKLWVGFLKCAQSTQPQSYKVLLQLPPTQLGNALTKVSALRAPLAAHASQPDIQSSLPRSTLAVLGLVPDSQGTQTSQVQASETQESQVQESQVQASETQESQVQASETQESQMQASETQESQMQASETQESQMQASETQESPGEQQASESQEQTSQSQQVSVPLSHSETDINQEISQVVASHSQSSPIGTGRSDTSQSQSSPVGAGQSEMSQTTHVSDSDPPPAPTSHTHTSSDSQVSDQREPDDEKMEDTATSENERSEAEKSKESSAEEEDRV